One Desulfofundulus luciae DNA segment encodes these proteins:
- the cydB gene encoding cytochrome d ubiquinol oxidase subunit II, with the protein MDLNVLWFVLITVLFIGYFFLEGFDYGVGILLPFLGKDDGERRVLINTIGPFWDGNEVWLLTAGGAIFAAFPHWYATLFSGFYLALFLMLVALIVRGVAFEFRSKDDRPSWRSLWDWLIFVGSLLPALLWGVAITNLIRGVPINGQMQYVGTFWHLLSPYTLAGGMTTLLLFTFHGALFLALKTRGELEERARRAAVLVGAVAAPALVLLVFLSYSQIGLAGRAGATVAFWGAVVLLLAAYWLSRTGRYGLAFVGNGLAIVFSTVAFFSALFPRVMVSSLYPQWSLTIYNASSSPYTLKVMTIVALTLVPVVLLYQGWTYWVFRHRVGKEHLEY; encoded by the coding sequence ATGGACCTGAACGTTCTCTGGTTTGTCCTTATTACCGTTTTGTTTATTGGCTACTTCTTCCTGGAAGGTTTTGACTACGGCGTGGGTATTTTGCTGCCCTTCTTGGGAAAGGACGACGGCGAGCGCCGGGTGCTCATCAATACCATCGGCCCCTTCTGGGACGGCAACGAAGTGTGGCTGCTCACCGCCGGCGGGGCCATCTTTGCCGCCTTTCCCCACTGGTATGCCACCCTTTTCAGCGGCTTTTACCTGGCCCTATTCTTGATGCTGGTGGCGCTGATCGTGCGGGGGGTAGCCTTTGAGTTCCGCAGCAAGGACGACCGCCCATCCTGGCGCAGCCTGTGGGATTGGCTGATCTTTGTGGGCAGCCTTTTGCCCGCCCTGCTGTGGGGCGTGGCCATAACCAACCTGATCCGGGGAGTGCCCATAAACGGGCAGATGCAGTACGTGGGTACCTTCTGGCATCTTTTGTCTCCCTATACCCTGGCAGGAGGGATGACGACGCTCCTGCTCTTTACCTTCCACGGCGCCCTCTTCCTGGCCCTCAAAACCAGGGGGGAACTGGAGGAGAGGGCCCGCCGGGCGGCCGTGCTGGTGGGAGCCGTAGCCGCACCGGCCCTTGTTCTCCTGGTGTTCTTAAGCTACAGTCAAATCGGCCTTGCGGGCAGGGCGGGTGCTACGGTTGCCTTCTGGGGTGCGGTGGTGTTATTGCTGGCCGCTTACTGGCTTTCCCGCACCGGCCGTTACGGCCTGGCTTTTGTGGGTAACGGTCTGGCCATTGTTTTTTCAACCGTGGCGTTCTTTAGCGCCCTTTTCCCCCGGGTAATGGTTTCCAGCCTGTACCCGCAGTGGAGCCTGACCATTTACAACGCCTCTTCCAGTCCCTATACCCTCAAGGTGATGACCATCGTGGCCCTGACCCTGGTGCCCGTCGTGCTTCTATACCAGGGCTGGACGTACTGGGTATTCCGCCACCGGGTTGGCAAGGAACACCTGGAGTACTAA
- the cydD gene encoding thiol reductant ABC exporter subunit CydD — protein MVDKRLWREARAGRFLLALTVGLGLGAGLLAVVQAGCIARVVSRVFLEGQDLSGVWPLLLALLGVIIFRAMLAWISEVMAFRVAARIKHDLRQRLLEHLLALGPVYVRGEQRSGELVNLLVEGVEAVETYFARYLPQLALAALVPLAVLGFVFPLDLTSGFILLFTAPLIPLFMYLISGWAQTLTRQQWETLSRMNAHFLDVLQGLSTLKIFGRSKAQARVIALISDRFRKTSLGVLRVAFLSALALEFLATISTALVAVTVALRLVYARIPFEEALFLLLLAPEFYLPFKLLGTYFHAGLAGVSAAGRIFALLETPAGEGALPQEKALHIEQSALRETALSQEKGLHIHFRDVHFSYEGGERPALRGISFELAPGERVALVGPSGAGKSTVASLLLRFIEPQSGRITVNGVPLEQISAGQWRRYVALVPQHPHLFYGNVAGNIRLGRPGASMEEVVEAARLAGAHPFIQGLPRGYDTPVGEGGIRLSGGQARLLAIARAFLKNAPLLILDEATAGLDPATEELVRQALERLMAGRTVLVIAHRLATVYRAHRILVLQGGRVVETGQHEELLKRQGVYRRLVGAYGGVQ, from the coding sequence GTGGTGGACAAAAGGCTCTGGCGGGAGGCCCGGGCAGGGCGTTTTTTGCTGGCCCTGACCGTAGGGTTGGGCCTGGGGGCGGGTCTTTTAGCGGTGGTCCAGGCGGGATGTATTGCCCGGGTGGTGAGCCGGGTTTTTCTCGAGGGGCAGGACTTGAGCGGGGTATGGCCCTTGCTTTTGGCCCTCCTGGGGGTCATTATTTTTCGGGCTATGCTGGCCTGGATAAGTGAAGTTATGGCTTTCCGGGTGGCCGCCCGGATCAAACACGACCTGCGCCAGCGTCTCCTGGAGCACCTGTTGGCCCTGGGTCCGGTTTATGTACGGGGGGAGCAGCGCAGCGGGGAACTGGTCAATCTCCTGGTGGAGGGAGTCGAAGCGGTAGAAACCTATTTCGCCCGCTACCTGCCCCAGTTGGCCCTGGCCGCCCTGGTGCCCCTGGCCGTCCTGGGGTTTGTCTTTCCCCTGGATCTAACGTCGGGGTTCATTTTACTTTTTACCGCTCCCCTCATTCCTTTATTTATGTACCTGATCAGCGGTTGGGCCCAGACCCTTACCCGGCAACAGTGGGAAACTTTGAGCCGGATGAACGCCCACTTCCTGGACGTTTTGCAGGGTCTCTCCACTTTGAAAATCTTTGGCCGGAGCAAGGCCCAGGCCCGGGTCATTGCCCTGATTAGCGACCGTTTCCGTAAAACCTCCCTGGGCGTATTGCGGGTGGCCTTTCTTTCCGCCCTGGCGCTGGAATTCCTGGCCACCATCAGTACCGCTCTGGTGGCGGTTACGGTGGCCTTGCGCCTGGTCTACGCGCGAATCCCCTTTGAAGAGGCCCTGTTTCTTTTGCTCCTGGCCCCGGAATTTTACCTGCCCTTCAAGCTTTTAGGCACATATTTTCATGCCGGCCTGGCCGGGGTCAGCGCGGCCGGCCGCATTTTCGCCCTGCTGGAAACTCCGGCGGGGGAAGGGGCCCTGCCACAGGAAAAGGCCCTTCATATCGAACAGTCTGCCTTAAGAGAAACGGCCCTGTCGCAGGAAAAGGGACTGCACATCCATTTCCGGGATGTACATTTCTCCTACGAGGGCGGGGAACGGCCGGCATTGCGGGGAATCTCCTTTGAGCTGGCACCCGGGGAACGGGTGGCCCTGGTAGGACCCAGCGGGGCGGGGAAGAGTACCGTAGCCAGCCTGCTTTTGCGGTTTATAGAGCCCCAGAGCGGCCGGATCACCGTGAACGGTGTCCCCCTGGAGCAGATTTCCGCAGGCCAGTGGCGGCGTTATGTGGCCCTGGTGCCCCAGCATCCCCATCTTTTTTACGGGAACGTGGCCGGTAACATCCGCCTGGGTCGCCCCGGGGCTTCCATGGAAGAGGTGGTGGAAGCGGCCCGGCTGGCCGGGGCACACCCCTTTATCCAGGGCCTGCCCCGGGGGTATGACACCCCTGTGGGCGAAGGGGGAATCCGCTTGAGCGGCGGGCAGGCCCGGCTCCTGGCTATAGCCCGGGCCTTTCTCAAGAATGCGCCCCTATTAATTCTGGACGAAGCCACTGCCGGCCTGGATCCCGCCACGGAGGAGCTGGTCCGCCAGGCCCTGGAACGCCTGATGGCGGGGCGCACGGTGCTGGTTATTGCCCACCGCCTGGCCACCGTTTACCGGGCCCACCGCATCCTGGTCCTGCAGGGAGGGCGGGTGGTGGAAACAGGGCAGCACGAGGAACTCCTCAAACGGCAGGGGGTCTACCGGCGCCTGGTCGGCGCCTACGGGGGTGTCCAATGA